AGCTTACTACTGGTTGTGGGGGCAACGACCGAGCTTTTCGTACTACGACCACCCGCCCTTTCACGCTTGGGTGCAGGGGGTGTTTGCCGCAGGGCTAGGGCGCTCTGCGGTTGTTCTGCGCCTGCCTAACCTAGTCAGCAGCGGGGTGTTAGGATTCACGGTCTACCACATCTGTCGCTACCTCTATGGCGACCAAGCCAGAGATCGCACTTGGCTGGTCATCCTGCTGGGGCTGTCGTCGCCCTTGTTTTTTTGGTACTTAGGGCTGGCCTGGCACGACCACTGGCTGGTGACTTTCGCGGTGGTTAGCAGCTTTCTATTTGTCCGCTACGTGGATAGCGTGGTTGAGAAACCCAGCCAAGGCAGCGGGCGGGATCTCTACGGTGCCGCTATTTTTCTTGGCCTGGCCGGGCTGTGTAAGTACAACGCGGTGTTTGTGGGGCTGGGGTTTGTAGCGATGATTTTGGCGGATAGGCGACGCTGGTCGGTGCTGCGCGATCGCCGTCTCTACCTGGCTCTGGGCCTACTCTTGCTGGTGCTCTCGCCGATTTTGCTGTGGAATGTTCAGCACGACTTCTTTTCGTTTCGGTTTTACCGCGATCGCACTACCGGAAGTGGCTTTAACCTCAACCTGCTTCAGCCCGTGGTGTTTTTGGCCCTATGTGGGCTCATCCTCGGCCCCATTCAGTCCTGGAGCGTTATTCGGCTGCTCCGGCGACGGGGGCAGACGGCAACAGTTCGGGAATCCTGCTATCTAGCCCTGGCGCTGTGGATCTTTGGCCTCTCTACGGCCGCCTTTGCAGCCCTCTCTGCCGTCTCCGTTGCCCTGTTTTATTGGAATATCTTGGCTTACCCGCTGCTGTTCCCGCTGCTCAGCGATCAGTTTTATCGACCCCAGTGGTCAAAGCCAGCGCGGGCGGGGCAGCTGGCGATCGCCCAAGTCTTGGGCCTGTTCGCCGCCGCGGCTCTAGTTGCCTACTATACCGTGATCCCCCTCGGCACGTTCTTTGGTTCAGTGGATCCTGACGGTGCTGCGCTCTTTGGCTGGCCCCAGATTGCCCAAGCCGTAGCGACTCAAGCCGACGATCTCGACGATCCTCTGTTGCTCACCACCGACTACCGCTCGGCCTCGGCCCTGGCCTACGCTCTCAACGACCCTAGCGTACTAGCGATCTCAGGCCGCCTCGATCAGTTTGACTTTTGGTACGATGCCCCCGATCTTGAGGGGCGCGACGCTGTGCTGCTGGGCGAAACCTGGCACCCC
The DNA window shown above is from Leptolyngbya subtilissima AS-A7 and carries:
- a CDS encoding ArnT family glycosyltransferase, producing the protein MSKRWAFFQSPVWAWGRWFLLGFLALRVVFWLTAFPNPDEAYYWLWGQRPSFSYYDHPPFHAWVQGVFAAGLGRSAVVLRLPNLVSSGVLGFTVYHICRYLYGDQARDRTWLVILLGLSSPLFFWYLGLAWHDHWLVTFAVVSSFLFVRYVDSVVEKPSQGSGRDLYGAAIFLGLAGLCKYNAVFVGLGFVAMILADRRRWSVLRDRRLYLALGLLLLVLSPILLWNVQHDFFSFRFYRDRTTGSGFNLNLLQPVVFLALCGLILGPIQSWSVIRLLRRRGQTATVRESCYLALALWIFGLSTAAFAALSAVSVALFYWNILAYPLLFPLLSDQFYRPQWSKPARAGQLAIAQVLGLFAAAALVAYYTVIPLGTFFGSVDPDGAALFGWPQIAQAVATQADDLDDPLLLTTDYRSASALAYALNDPSVLAISGRLDQFDFWYDAPDLEGRDAVLLGETWHPICPTHLAMFDRVDPPETLEVRRFGQVLQTYKVVRGYGFRAGPVGYPLSPDYPLAFTGNGEQCLPE